Proteins encoded by one window of Channa argus isolate prfri chromosome 13, Channa argus male v1.0, whole genome shotgun sequence:
- the LOC137140031 gene encoding protein-serine O-palmitoleoyltransferase porcupine-like isoform X2, with product MDMSSRLAVWQQLAESCGLTTVQQSVHQVWKLLLLCLICKLCFRLGGLSNMKHVVSVLSGMYSLYLFFELHMLWVLLLSVLCYLVLLLSRHSSNKGLFLSAVILIYHLTGELHLIDAVTWHKIRGSQMVVAMKAISLAFDLDRGSVGSLPSPSEFLGYVFFVGTVVFGPWINFSSYKNAVEGRKLSWSWLQSSSISLLKSQICLLVSTCVAPYLFLIFIPIHGNTVTENNYFVGHLSEGTSMLAGAGFTEDKDNISWDMSVVKPLNVEMPRSMVLVVTSWNIPMSQWLKTYVFKNAMKLGTFPAVLVTYTASALLHGLSFHLGAVLLSLGFITYVEHVLRKRLAFILSACILSRPCTSGCSHQHKKEHWVMLLNLAFSLLTIFHLTYLGSMFDPGVDEQEAEEGYTAIHTIQRWSELNWMSHWVVFASWVFYRLIQ from the exons ATGGACATGTCCAGCAGGCTGGCAGTGTGGCAGCAGCTGGCTGAGAGCTGTGGTCTCACTACAGTCCAGCAGAGCGTTCATCAGGTCTGGAAGCTGCTGCTACTCTGCCTGATCTGCAAACTTTGCTTCAGACTGG GAGGTCTGTCCAATATGAAGCATGTAGTGTCAGTATTGTCTGGGATGTACAGCCTCTACCTTTTCTTTGAGCTTCACATGCTTTGGGTACTGTTGCTCAGTGTGCTGTGTTACCTTGTTCTGCTGCTCAGCCGACattccagcaacaaaggccttTTCCTGTCAGCTGTCATCCTCATCTACCATCTAACTGg AGAATTGCATTTAATCGACGCGGTGACCTGGCATAAAATAAGGG gTTCTCAAATGGTTGTGGCCATGAAAGCCATCTCTCTTGCCTTTGACCTGGACAGAGGATCAGTGGGCAGCCTGCCCTCCCCATCTGAGTTCCTGGgctatgttttctttgttggcACTGTTGTCTTCGGTCCTTGGATCAATTTTTCCAGTTACAAAAATGCAGTTGAAGGCAGAAAACTA AGCTGGTCATGGCTTCAAAGTTCCTCTATCAGCCTCCTGAAGAGTCAGATTTGCCTGCTGGTCTCCACATGTGTTGCCCCTTACCTTTTCCTCATCTTTATCCCCATTCATGGAAACACAGTCACAGAGAA TAACTACTTTGTGGGTCATCTGAGTGAAGGCACCAGCATGCTGGCTGGAGCAGGCTTtactgaagacaaagacaacatcaGCTG GGACATGAGTGTGGTGAAGCCTCTAAACGTGGAAATGCCTCGCTCCATGGTGCTAGTGGTGACATCCTGGAACATCCCCATGTCCCAGTGGTTAAAGACCT ATGTCTTTAAAAATGCCATGAAACTGGGGACTTTTCCTGCCGTCCTGGTGACATACACAGCCAGCGCATTGCTGCAT gGTCTCAGTTTTCACCTTGGAGCTGTGCTGCTCTCACTGGGCTTCATCACATATGTTGAACATG ttctgAGAAAGAGGCTCGCATTCATCTTAAGTGCCTGTATCCTGTCTAGACCGTGCACCTCTGGGTGCAGCCATCAGCACAAAAAG gAGCATTGGGTTATGTTGCTGAACCTGGCTTTCAGCCTTCTGACCATATTCCACCTTACCTACCTGGGCTCTATGTTTGATCCTGGAGTTGATGAGCAAGAAGCAGAAGAG GGTTACACAGCCATCCACACAATCCAAAGGTGGTCTGAACTGAATTGGATGAGCCACTGGGTTGTGTTTGCCTCCTGGGTCTTCTACCGTTTAATTCAGTGA
- the LOC137140031 gene encoding protein-serine O-palmitoleoyltransferase porcupine-like isoform X1 → MDMSSRLAVWQQLAESCGLTTVQQSVHQVWKLLLLCLICKLCFRLGGLSNMKHVVSVLSGMYSLYLFFELHMLWVLLLSVLCYLVLLLSRHSSNKGLFLSAVILIYHLTGELHLIDAVTWHKIRGSQMVVAMKAISLAFDLDRGSVGSLPSPSEFLGYVFFVGTVVFGPWINFSSYKNAVEGRKLSWSWLQSSSISLLKSQICLLVSTCVAPYLFLIFIPIHGNTVTEKWLRAYENAVSFHFSNYFVGHLSEGTSMLAGAGFTEDKDNISWDMSVVKPLNVEMPRSMVLVVTSWNIPMSQWLKTYVFKNAMKLGTFPAVLVTYTASALLHGLSFHLGAVLLSLGFITYVEHVLRKRLAFILSACILSRPCTSGCSHQHKKEHWVMLLNLAFSLLTIFHLTYLGSMFDPGVDEQEAEEGYTAIHTIQRWSELNWMSHWVVFASWVFYRLIQ, encoded by the exons ATGGACATGTCCAGCAGGCTGGCAGTGTGGCAGCAGCTGGCTGAGAGCTGTGGTCTCACTACAGTCCAGCAGAGCGTTCATCAGGTCTGGAAGCTGCTGCTACTCTGCCTGATCTGCAAACTTTGCTTCAGACTGG GAGGTCTGTCCAATATGAAGCATGTAGTGTCAGTATTGTCTGGGATGTACAGCCTCTACCTTTTCTTTGAGCTTCACATGCTTTGGGTACTGTTGCTCAGTGTGCTGTGTTACCTTGTTCTGCTGCTCAGCCGACattccagcaacaaaggccttTTCCTGTCAGCTGTCATCCTCATCTACCATCTAACTGg AGAATTGCATTTAATCGACGCGGTGACCTGGCATAAAATAAGGG gTTCTCAAATGGTTGTGGCCATGAAAGCCATCTCTCTTGCCTTTGACCTGGACAGAGGATCAGTGGGCAGCCTGCCCTCCCCATCTGAGTTCCTGGgctatgttttctttgttggcACTGTTGTCTTCGGTCCTTGGATCAATTTTTCCAGTTACAAAAATGCAGTTGAAGGCAGAAAACTA AGCTGGTCATGGCTTCAAAGTTCCTCTATCAGCCTCCTGAAGAGTCAGATTTGCCTGCTGGTCTCCACATGTGTTGCCCCTTACCTTTTCCTCATCTTTATCCCCATTCATGGAAACACAGTCACAGAGAA GTGGCTTCGTGCTTATGAGAATGCAGTGTCTTTCCACTTCAGTAACTACTTTGTGGGTCATCTGAGTGAAGGCACCAGCATGCTGGCTGGAGCAGGCTTtactgaagacaaagacaacatcaGCTG GGACATGAGTGTGGTGAAGCCTCTAAACGTGGAAATGCCTCGCTCCATGGTGCTAGTGGTGACATCCTGGAACATCCCCATGTCCCAGTGGTTAAAGACCT ATGTCTTTAAAAATGCCATGAAACTGGGGACTTTTCCTGCCGTCCTGGTGACATACACAGCCAGCGCATTGCTGCAT gGTCTCAGTTTTCACCTTGGAGCTGTGCTGCTCTCACTGGGCTTCATCACATATGTTGAACATG ttctgAGAAAGAGGCTCGCATTCATCTTAAGTGCCTGTATCCTGTCTAGACCGTGCACCTCTGGGTGCAGCCATCAGCACAAAAAG gAGCATTGGGTTATGTTGCTGAACCTGGCTTTCAGCCTTCTGACCATATTCCACCTTACCTACCTGGGCTCTATGTTTGATCCTGGAGTTGATGAGCAAGAAGCAGAAGAG GGTTACACAGCCATCCACACAATCCAAAGGTGGTCTGAACTGAATTGGATGAGCCACTGGGTTGTGTTTGCCTCCTGGGTCTTCTACCGTTTAATTCAGTGA